In the genome of Thermosphaera aggregans DSM 11486, one region contains:
- a CDS encoding aldehyde ferredoxin oxidoreductase family protein encodes MKGWWGKILHVDLTSRKTREINLDAKMYVEYIGGRGLAARLLWDMVPQGTDPLSPYNALVFANGPLSGLPLPSSGKIQVACKSPLTNGYGDGNLGSMASYHLKRAGYDAVVVTGASKNPVYIYVENNKAEILPAEDLWGMNTYEAEDAIVKRHGKNIGVLLIGPAGENMVRYATIVSQKGRSGGRPGVGAVMGSKKLKALVIKGSMEPPVANPEELRKLSEEAYKSITQSDNYDYWVRQGTMSTIVWSNQNSVLPTMNFREGVWEHYETISGDLMEKLKVERRGCPYCNMQCGNVVNDEIGEKSELDYENVAMLGSNILLPDLKRVAEINKLADMMGVDTISLGSTIGFAMEASEKGLIHERIEWGDYRTIRELTIDISYRRGLGAFLAEGVMRMSRGLGKEAVEFAMHVKGLEISAYNCHTAPGMALAYGTSSIGAHHKDAWIISYEVRTDRFSYSSEKVERLVFLQNIRGGMFESLTTCRLPWVEVGLNLEYYPKLLTAVTGISWSFDDIHTAAQRIYSLIRAFWIREHAGWDRMMDYPPARWFKHPLTKGPFAGAKLDIVKYDEMLSQYYKLRGWDENGIPLRSTLEKLNLSFTIPVLENLVELK; translated from the coding sequence ATGAAGGGCTGGTGGGGTAAGATCCTCCATGTTGACTTAACCTCGAGAAAAACGAGAGAGATTAACCTTGACGCGAAAATGTACGTAGAATACATTGGCGGAAGGGGTCTGGCCGCCAGGCTTCTGTGGGACATGGTGCCCCAAGGAACCGATCCCCTCTCCCCATATAATGCTTTAGTTTTCGCAAATGGGCCTTTGTCAGGGCTCCCGTTGCCAAGTAGCGGTAAAATACAGGTAGCGTGTAAGAGCCCGTTGACAAACGGGTATGGAGACGGTAATTTAGGCAGCATGGCCTCCTATCATTTAAAAAGGGCTGGTTACGATGCCGTAGTGGTTACCGGGGCTTCCAAGAACCCGGTGTATATCTATGTTGAAAACAATAAGGCTGAGATCCTCCCAGCCGAGGACTTATGGGGCATGAATACTTATGAAGCCGAGGATGCCATTGTGAAAAGACACGGTAAGAACATAGGCGTCCTTTTAATAGGCCCGGCCGGAGAAAACATGGTAAGATATGCTACCATTGTATCTCAGAAAGGCCGGAGCGGCGGTAGGCCTGGCGTGGGCGCTGTAATGGGGAGCAAGAAGTTGAAAGCATTGGTGATAAAGGGGTCTATGGAGCCTCCTGTTGCGAATCCTGAAGAGCTTAGGAAGCTTAGCGAAGAAGCATACAAGAGCATAACACAGAGCGATAATTACGATTACTGGGTGAGGCAAGGCACGATGTCAACAATAGTGTGGAGTAACCAGAACAGTGTCCTACCCACTATGAATTTCAGGGAGGGGGTATGGGAGCACTATGAAACAATAAGTGGCGACTTAATGGAGAAGCTTAAGGTTGAGAGAAGGGGATGCCCATACTGCAACATGCAGTGCGGGAACGTTGTCAATGACGAGATTGGGGAGAAGAGTGAGCTCGATTATGAGAATGTGGCAATGCTTGGAAGCAACATCCTCCTCCCTGATCTAAAGAGGGTTGCTGAAATCAATAAGTTGGCTGACATGATGGGCGTGGATACGATAAGCCTCGGAAGCACCATAGGGTTTGCGATGGAAGCTAGTGAGAAGGGCTTGATCCACGAGAGAATTGAATGGGGAGATTACAGGACAATAAGGGAGTTAACCATCGACATTTCATACAGAAGGGGCCTCGGAGCCTTTCTCGCTGAAGGAGTAATGAGAATGTCGCGTGGACTCGGCAAGGAAGCAGTCGAGTTCGCAATGCATGTGAAAGGACTCGAAATCTCAGCTTACAATTGTCATACCGCCCCAGGCATGGCACTCGCCTACGGGACATCCTCTATAGGAGCACACCATAAAGATGCATGGATTATAAGCTACGAGGTGAGAACAGACAGGTTCTCCTATTCAAGTGAGAAAGTGGAGAGATTGGTTTTCTTGCAGAATATCAGGGGCGGGATGTTTGAGAGCTTGACAACATGTAGGTTGCCGTGGGTTGAGGTTGGGCTGAATCTGGAGTACTATCCTAAACTCCTCACAGCTGTAACAGGGATTTCATGGTCATTTGACGATATTCACACAGCGGCTCAGAGAATCTACTCATTAATCAGGGCATTCTGGATAAGAGAGCATGCAGGCTGGGATAGAATGATGGACTATCCCCCGGCTAGATGGTTTAAACACCCGTTAACAAAAGGACCATTCGCAGGTGCAAAGCTCGACATTGTTAAATATGATGAAATGCTTAGCCAGTACTATAAGTTGCGCGGCTGGGATGAAAACGGAATTCCGCTTAGATCAACACTTGAGAAGCTCAACCTTTCCTTCACAATACCCGTCCTAGAAAACCTTGTAGAGTTGAAGTAG
- a CDS encoding DUF120 domain-containing protein, with the protein MECSSKDETAFQPGIRVLRIRGRVVQGLGEGGFYVEKYAEEFGRILGFKPFPGTLNIEILNGVLSLHECKGIEIKPPSPSYGLVLAYPACLNGEEVFIIKPLLTRHSSQIIEIISSFKLREVLGLKNGDVVEVRVFCREDRVT; encoded by the coding sequence ATGGAATGCTCTTCCAAAGATGAGACGGCATTTCAACCTGGTATAAGGGTTTTAAGAATCAGGGGTAGGGTTGTGCAGGGACTTGGCGAAGGCGGTTTTTACGTTGAAAAATACGCCGAGGAGTTTGGAAGAATACTCGGGTTTAAACCATTCCCCGGTACTCTCAATATTGAAATCCTAAACGGCGTTCTAAGCCTCCATGAATGCAAGGGAATAGAAATCAAACCCCCGTCTCCAAGCTATGGATTAGTTTTAGCATATCCTGCCTGCTTGAACGGCGAGGAGGTTTTCATTATTAAGCCATTATTGACTAGGCACTCCTCGCAGATAATCGAGATTATTTCCTCTTTCAAGCTGAGAGAGGTTTTAGGTTTGAAAAACGGGGATGTCGTGGAAGTGAGGGTTTTCTGCAGAGAGGATCGGGTCACATGA
- a CDS encoding proton-conducting transporter membrane subunit, translated as MEPDILLTGLTPFIPVFGAFTTPLISSVVKKRAIPLYYGLLISGITLLATLRLLAQSFSYDTPLVFKAGGWPPPIGIIYILDRVNALLSFTTALVLTLIFAYSLEYIRDEGAIWYSILLLGAEAGMLGIILTADFFNLFVMLEVTSVSSYSLVMYYRSRAYAIISGLKYAFVGAMGTTLYFVGCALLYNAYGTLNIVDLSLKVRGQYITLTGPPIETYLLSLGIGLVLMSWAFTIKSGVFPNHFWLPDAHPAAPTPISALLSGLVVNVGGISLYKFMYIALGGNISPETQALKSALSAILMFTGTCSAIVGALLMNIQKDLKRLIAYSTVMNTGFLFMAVSTGTQLGLSAFVYHTIVHSIAKSNLFLSAGVFIKVARSRSIEDISGLGFKHPIASVAFATSILTLAGIPPLPGFLSKMLLYEALFEYNIATAVVMILASTIGLISYMKIFYILFFGTQGREVEKVSAKTMNVVLLVLSIVLFGFTILLVAYPGFYDTVITATVNQVEEIEAYLRSIPLM; from the coding sequence ATGGAGCCGGATATATTGTTAACCGGTTTAACACCATTCATCCCCGTGTTCGGAGCCTTCACAACACCACTGATCTCATCCGTGGTTAAGAAACGGGCAATACCCCTCTACTATGGCTTATTGATAAGCGGGATAACCCTCTTAGCAACACTGAGGCTTCTGGCACAGTCTTTCTCATATGACACACCGCTCGTGTTCAAGGCTGGTGGCTGGCCCCCGCCTATAGGTATAATCTACATACTAGACAGGGTTAACGCTCTCTTGTCTTTCACCACGGCACTGGTGTTAACATTGATTTTTGCATACAGCCTGGAGTACATTAGAGATGAGGGGGCAATTTGGTATAGCATCCTACTGCTCGGTGCTGAGGCGGGGATGCTCGGGATTATTCTAACCGCAGACTTCTTCAACCTCTTCGTAATGCTTGAAGTAACCAGCGTATCATCATACTCGCTCGTCATGTACTATAGGAGCAGGGCTTATGCAATCATATCGGGGTTGAAATACGCGTTCGTGGGTGCCATGGGCACTACCCTGTACTTTGTTGGTTGCGCACTCCTCTATAACGCGTATGGGACTTTAAACATCGTTGACCTCTCCCTGAAGGTCAGGGGCCAATACATCACCTTAACAGGACCACCTATCGAGACATACCTCTTGTCTCTTGGAATAGGCCTCGTCCTCATGAGCTGGGCTTTCACGATAAAAAGCGGCGTCTTCCCCAACCACTTCTGGCTACCTGACGCACACCCTGCCGCACCCACTCCAATCTCAGCCTTGCTTAGTGGCCTCGTAGTAAATGTTGGAGGAATATCGCTCTACAAGTTCATGTATATAGCCCTGGGAGGCAATATCTCGCCTGAAACCCAGGCGTTGAAGAGCGCTCTCTCGGCAATATTGATGTTTACTGGAACATGCTCCGCCATCGTAGGGGCTCTTCTCATGAATATTCAGAAGGATTTGAAGCGGCTGATAGCCTACTCAACTGTGATGAACACTGGATTCCTCTTCATGGCTGTTTCAACAGGAACACAGCTCGGACTATCCGCGTTCGTCTACCACACCATTGTGCATTCAATTGCGAAATCCAACCTATTCCTCTCGGCAGGCGTCTTCATCAAGGTCGCGAGGTCGAGAAGCATTGAAGATATTAGTGGACTAGGGTTTAAACACCCTATCGCGTCAGTAGCGTTCGCAACATCTATTCTAACCCTGGCAGGGATACCGCCGCTACCTGGTTTCCTAAGCAAGATGCTCCTGTACGAGGCCTTATTCGAATACAATATTGCAACAGCAGTCGTTATGATCCTCGCTAGCACGATCGGCTTAATTTCCTACATGAAAATATTCTACATATTATTCTTTGGCACCCAGGGCAGAGAGGTGGAGAAAGTATCGGCGAAGACTATGAACGTTGTCCTCCTAGTTCTCAGCATCGTGCTATTCGGTTTCACTATTCTTCTAGTAGCGTATCCAGGATTCTACGACACAGTCATCACTGCCACAGTCAATCAGGTTGAAGAAATAGAGGCCTATCTTAGAAGCATCCCGCTCATGTGA
- a CDS encoding Na+/H+ antiporter subunit E, giving the protein MIKYLATGIVAFIIYIVFSGTITPYDLLTGAVVSTICSALLAPYIVRNEAKLSQPARLAYLAYYFLKYITIIEFKAHMDVVKRIFTMDLKPGIVRIPLNCKGDMARLLVASSITNTPGTVVVDESNDYFYVNWIYVSSVSPEEAKKSISEEFEKYAVKIFE; this is encoded by the coding sequence GTGATCAAGTATTTAGCTACAGGTATAGTGGCCTTCATCATCTACATAGTGTTCTCTGGAACCATAACCCCCTATGACCTGCTAACGGGGGCGGTGGTTTCAACGATATGTAGCGCACTGCTAGCACCGTATATCGTGAGGAATGAGGCAAAACTTAGTCAGCCAGCGCGTTTAGCCTACCTGGCATACTACTTTCTGAAATACATCACCATTATAGAGTTTAAGGCACACATGGACGTTGTTAAGAGGATTTTCACAATGGATTTGAAACCAGGTATTGTCAGAATCCCGCTGAATTGCAAGGGAGACATGGCTAGGCTACTGGTTGCATCCTCAATAACCAATACTCCTGGAACAGTTGTGGTTGACGAGTCAAACGACTACTTCTACGTTAACTGGATATACGTTTCATCGGTATCCCCGGAGGAAGCGAAGAAGAGTATTAGCGAGGAGTTTGAGAAATATGCTGTGAAAATTTTCGAGTAG
- a CDS encoding Na+/H+ antiporter subunit C, which yields MNEDVFAWSLVLIMLLTNTLLSIYGIIYRRSLAKKLIGLTILSDTANLAFILIGFRFVQPAVPPVLTELSLENLEYLKQHAVDPLPQALVLTGIVISMAVNALIAFGIIQAYRITGSTDAKVVVKHFSEEVRGE from the coding sequence ATGAACGAGGATGTTTTCGCATGGTCTCTTGTACTAATTATGCTTTTAACTAACACGCTACTCTCCATCTACGGTATTATCTACAGGAGGAGTTTGGCGAAAAAGTTGATCGGACTGACTATTCTCAGCGATACCGCAAACCTCGCATTCATCTTGATAGGGTTCAGGTTCGTCCAACCAGCTGTACCCCCGGTTCTAACAGAACTTAGCCTTGAGAACTTGGAGTATTTAAAGCAACACGCGGTCGACCCACTTCCACAAGCACTAGTATTAACCGGCATCGTCATAAGCATGGCCGTCAACGCTCTGATAGCGTTCGGAATCATTCAAGCCTACAGGATAACAGGCTCAACTGATGCTAAAGTAGTGGTGAAGCATTTCAGCGAGGAGGTGAGGGGAGAGTGA
- a CDS encoding MnhB domain-containing protein: MSRRFAVLFLILALTIASALALSYTDFARPAKELKPIGLFYVENSYFGNLTAKSPEAVTAIVWDYRGLDTIYESAVFFLAIIGGLSIFRLESSQLMAKEAKGLTKISKTGTKIIALLIISVSASIALHGHLTPGGGFQGGSTLAVAPLLLIPVFSITRLVSAGITSKRLVIARSAAMTCVGLTALLPVLKGLELVSNLSFYPAEIGGELISGSLFFYNLFEYLAVGSGFTAVFLYLSTFEETYRREIEKEVGT, translated from the coding sequence ATGAGTAGGAGGTTCGCAGTTCTCTTCTTAATCCTAGCATTGACAATCGCATCCGCCCTAGCATTATCCTACACGGATTTCGCCAGGCCGGCTAAGGAGTTAAAGCCTATTGGATTATTCTACGTTGAAAACTCCTATTTTGGAAACCTCACGGCTAAAAGCCCTGAAGCTGTGACAGCAATAGTATGGGACTACAGGGGTCTTGACACCATTTACGAATCCGCAGTGTTCTTCCTAGCAATAATAGGTGGCTTATCCATCTTCAGGCTGGAGTCGTCCCAGCTGATGGCGAAGGAGGCAAAGGGTTTAACTAAAATCTCCAAGACCGGGACCAAGATAATCGCCCTCCTAATAATCAGCGTGTCAGCATCAATCGCCCTCCACGGCCACCTAACCCCTGGCGGGGGCTTCCAAGGGGGCTCCACGCTCGCAGTGGCTCCACTACTTCTCATCCCGGTTTTCTCCATAACGAGGCTCGTATCAGCCGGGATCACGTCGAAAAGGCTTGTGATCGCTAGGAGCGCCGCCATGACGTGTGTAGGGTTGACAGCGCTTCTTCCAGTCCTAAAAGGTCTAGAGCTCGTGTCAAACCTCTCATTCTACCCTGCTGAAATAGGTGGGGAGTTGATAAGCGGTAGCTTATTCTTCTACAACTTGTTCGAATATCTCGCTGTGGGATCCGGCTTCACAGCAGTCTTCCTATACTTATCCACATTCGAGGAAACCTATAGGAGGGAGATTGAGAAAGAGGTGGGAACATGA
- a CDS encoding Na(+)/H(+) antiporter subunit B codes for MITLIHLLLSFSSLLAIVFVYLAITEKDLIKAIVFSAGQSISYAIILQLFAAPDVLLAYIAVSVGIYSALLVYVVSKTERFDGGEKNE; via the coding sequence ATGATTACTCTCATACACCTATTGCTGTCGTTCTCAAGCCTGCTTGCAATCGTCTTCGTATATCTCGCTATAACCGAGAAAGATTTAATCAAGGCAATTGTTTTCTCAGCCGGGCAGAGCATATCCTACGCCATAATCCTCCAGTTGTTCGCAGCACCAGACGTGTTGTTAGCTTACATTGCAGTATCCGTGGGTATTTACTCAGCCCTCCTTGTATACGTCGTGAGCAAAACCGAAAGATTTGATGGAGGTGAAAAGAATGAGTAG
- the mnhG gene encoding monovalent cation/H(+) antiporter subunit G, with product MFEQVLFWVGSIILIAGGVFDLLASLGLLRFPNFYVRLHAATIGAIYGAFMPLIGVSLLALSLEDFPAKYMFAGGAFITGLIILIVAPIGSHVLAYAAHKSKSVKWEPVVDHLEEDSK from the coding sequence ATGTTTGAACAGGTCTTATTCTGGGTCGGTTCAATCATACTGATCGCTGGCGGAGTCTTCGACCTATTGGCTTCTCTTGGGCTTTTAAGATTTCCAAACTTCTACGTGAGGCTTCACGCTGCAACCATAGGTGCAATATACGGGGCGTTCATGCCTCTCATAGGTGTGTCCCTGCTTGCTCTCTCGCTCGAGGATTTCCCGGCAAAATACATGTTCGCAGGAGGGGCGTTCATTACGGGGTTGATCATACTTATAGTGGCACCAATAGGGAGCCACGTGCTAGCCTACGCTGCTCACAAATCTAAGAGCGTTAAATGGGAGCCTGTGGTGGATCATTTGGAGGAGGATTCTAAATGA
- a CDS encoding monovalent cation/H+ antiporter complex subunit F: protein MTDLTTVLLVSAPLYLAAVVIYTVRLVKGPSIPDMVLAVDCIAYDLAVFLLIIALYYRTPLLVAPSIMLALWAYLLDVFISKHLVSKEVGE, encoded by the coding sequence ATGACTGACTTAACCACGGTACTGCTGGTAAGCGCACCCCTCTATCTCGCCGCGGTAGTGATATACACAGTCAGACTTGTCAAAGGACCCTCAATCCCAGACATGGTTCTAGCCGTGGATTGTATTGCTTACGACCTAGCCGTTTTCCTATTGATCATAGCCCTGTACTACCGCACCCCTCTTCTCGTAGCCCCCTCGATAATGCTTGCTCTATGGGCCTACCTGCTTGACGTTTTCATCTCTAAACACCTGGTCTCTAAGGAGGTGGGCGAGTAA
- a CDS encoding ATP-binding cassette domain-containing protein codes for MPGNAVEIRGFTKRFGETVAVDNLTLDIYDGEIFGLLGPNGSGKTTTLLTIATVYKPSSGDILVYGHSVVREDYVVRKLIGIAFQEPKAMWVDKPWDLLIWHAKISGYSSSDARRVVREVMEELGLWEHRNKYFYQLSGGTRKKVELAKVLIQKPRLAILDEPTAQVDVITKHVLWDIIKKMRKQGTTIIIATNDMFEAEKVCERIGIIYKGRLRKVGSIEELKDAIPGGDIVEISVEEDVLGEAVLKDLSVYGRVEVSGNVLRVYMNKGEEKSLEILEYLRKRGISVKRIMIKEPTLDDVFMYVTGAKLRE; via the coding sequence ATGCCTGGTAATGCTGTTGAAATAAGGGGCTTCACCAAGAGGTTTGGGGAGACGGTTGCCGTAGATAACTTAACCTTGGATATCTATGATGGAGAGATCTTCGGGTTGCTAGGTCCCAACGGCTCCGGAAAGACAACCACTTTGCTGACTATTGCAACAGTTTACAAGCCGAGTAGCGGGGATATTCTGGTTTACGGCCACAGTGTTGTAAGGGAAGATTATGTTGTGAGGAAACTTATAGGGATAGCCTTCCAGGAGCCCAAGGCTATGTGGGTTGACAAGCCATGGGATCTATTAATCTGGCATGCGAAAATATCTGGGTACAGTAGTAGCGATGCTAGGAGAGTGGTTAGAGAGGTTATGGAGGAGCTTGGGCTATGGGAGCACAGGAACAAGTACTTCTATCAGTTAAGCGGTGGGACCAGGAAGAAGGTTGAGCTTGCTAAAGTCTTGATTCAGAAGCCGAGGCTTGCGATTCTCGACGAGCCTACAGCACAGGTTGATGTAATAACTAAGCATGTTCTCTGGGATATTATCAAGAAGATGAGGAAGCAGGGGACGACGATAATTATCGCAACCAATGATATGTTTGAGGCTGAGAAAGTCTGCGAGAGGATTGGAATAATCTACAAGGGTAGACTTAGGAAAGTTGGAAGCATTGAGGAGTTGAAGGATGCTATACCGGGAGGAGATATAGTGGAGATTAGTGTAGAAGAGGATGTATTGGGAGAAGCCGTTTTGAAAGACCTATCCGTGTACGGCAGGGTTGAGGTAAGCGGGAATGTTTTAAGAGTCTACATGAACAAGGGGGAGGAGAAATCGCTGGAGATACTTGAATATTTGAGAAAGCGCGGTATCAGTGTTAAGAGGATAATGATCAAGGAGCCAACGCTTGACGACGTCTTCATGTATGTGACAGGGGCTAAGCTGAGGGAGTAG
- a CDS encoding ABC transporter permease produces the protein MLSLHEFKAVLRVVEWDLMKLKRQKAFIAMRTAWFIIQTLVFGYAISKITRPDIGVDYYKFYLLGLYTALLYSASIARAYIIADEFDDGIIDYHLSLPLKRSVLAAGRVIGGAVSTIIFTIPMMVFILYLVGGLEPISLLTSIASAFAFSTGVVSFVVIIVMKLKSTDTTDILFGTIDAILVRLSSVFYPLPVIQALNLPAYYYLALLNPLTHFADFLRALVLPEYFLLQLTPAQSILYILGLGIGLLVVAIELFERKLEAGGVK, from the coding sequence GTGCTCTCCTTACACGAGTTTAAGGCTGTTCTCAGGGTTGTTGAATGGGACTTGATGAAGCTTAAGAGGCAGAAGGCCTTCATAGCAATGCGAACAGCGTGGTTTATTATTCAAACCCTTGTCTTCGGGTACGCGATCTCGAAAATAACCCGCCCCGACATAGGCGTGGATTACTATAAATTCTACCTTCTAGGCCTCTACACGGCACTACTTTATTCAGCAAGTATTGCCCGGGCTTACATTATAGCTGACGAGTTTGACGATGGGATTATAGATTACCACCTCTCACTCCCCTTGAAGAGGAGTGTTCTCGCGGCCGGCAGGGTGATAGGAGGCGCTGTTTCAACCATAATATTCACGATCCCCATGATGGTTTTCATACTCTACTTGGTCGGCGGGCTGGAGCCGATAAGCCTTCTAACCTCCATTGCCTCGGCGTTTGCTTTCTCGACAGGAGTTGTCAGTTTCGTCGTGATCATAGTTATGAAGCTTAAGTCAACAGACACCACGGACATCCTCTTCGGAACGATAGATGCTATATTGGTGAGGCTGAGCTCAGTATTCTACCCGCTACCCGTAATCCAAGCCTTGAATCTCCCAGCATACTATTATCTGGCTCTTCTAAACCCTCTTACTCACTTCGCAGATTTTCTAAGAGCCCTGGTCCTCCCAGAGTATTTCCTCCTTCAGCTTACCCCAGCTCAATCCATACTCTACATACTTGGTCTCGGCATCGGGTTGCTCGTGGTTGCTATTGAATTATTTGAGAGAAAGCTCGAAGCCGGTGGGGTTAAGTGA
- a CDS encoding ABC transporter permease: MSSELRSIAIVAYRDIARFWRYKYWLAGQVAMNLADILIFGLIFNGVVNKDLIPDYVRFVTPGILCLSIFISSFSIGREVGVELRREVTQYLLTLPVRRESLIIGRLLGGAARGLIYQFGFLVFASIILAPPSPEGWVYVLATSFILALTMSSVSISLSTVTRDFNMQATIRSLTYYLLFFVSNIFYPQRVIAARLGPLAPIVDYSPLTMATNIYRWAFKYDVLLNPWSNLIGLLVWSLIIVVVAYKLYIRNLLRD; this comes from the coding sequence GTGAGCAGTGAGTTAAGAAGCATTGCGATTGTTGCTTACAGAGATATTGCCCGGTTTTGGCGCTACAAGTATTGGCTTGCCGGTCAGGTTGCAATGAACCTTGCAGACATCCTCATCTTCGGTCTAATATTCAATGGTGTTGTCAACAAGGATTTAATCCCCGATTACGTGAGGTTTGTAACTCCAGGAATACTGTGCTTGTCAATCTTCATATCCTCGTTCAGCATTGGGAGGGAGGTAGGGGTAGAGCTGAGGAGGGAGGTTACCCAGTACTTATTAACTCTCCCAGTTCGAAGGGAGAGCTTGATCATTGGCAGGCTTCTCGGAGGGGCAGCCAGGGGGTTGATTTATCAGTTCGGCTTCCTTGTTTTCGCTTCAATCATTTTAGCTCCTCCATCACCGGAGGGGTGGGTTTACGTTTTAGCAACTTCTTTCATCCTGGCTCTCACAATGTCGAGCGTTTCAATCTCTCTATCCACTGTCACGAGAGATTTCAACATGCAGGCTACGATAAGGTCTCTCACATACTATCTCTTGTTCTTCGTCTCCAATATTTTCTACCCTCAGAGGGTTATTGCGGCCAGGCTGGGACCCTTAGCCCCAATTGTTGATTATTCCCCTTTAACGATGGCTACTAACATTTATAGATGGGCTTTCAAGTATGACGTCTTGTTAAACCCTTGGAGCAACTTGATAGGCTTGTTAGTATGGAGCTTGATAATTGTTGTGGTAGCCTACAAGCTCTACATCAGGAACTTGCTGAGGGATTAA
- a CDS encoding DUF998 domain-containing protein gives MNFDIITEGRSMNIRQFTPIIALATPLVFILLAIGLSGWFNIVDNALSDLGHATKSNVAVLFNLGLVLGGFLLYSTALMDSRVETVYRAIMAFAGFSLALVGVFDEVYGRTHFIVSMIFFITILSFLIYYSSKTDGWRRNGALAGIVASVVAWALHFTIKTPPGAAIPELVSIFSVAPFYIDVFTEGFKRR, from the coding sequence GTGAATTTCGATATTATTACTGAGGGCAGGTCTATGAATATAAGACAGTTCACTCCGATTATAGCCCTGGCCACTCCACTGGTTTTCATCCTTCTAGCTATTGGATTGTCGGGCTGGTTCAACATTGTGGACAATGCTTTAAGCGATCTCGGGCACGCTACAAAGAGCAATGTAGCAGTTCTTTTTAATCTCGGCCTCGTCCTAGGGGGCTTCTTGCTATACTCGACAGCATTGATGGATTCACGTGTTGAAACCGTCTACAGGGCTATTATGGCGTTTGCCGGCTTCTCGCTCGCACTGGTGGGTGTTTTCGACGAAGTATATGGTAGGACGCATTTCATAGTGTCTATGATATTCTTCATAACCATATTGTCATTCCTAATCTACTACTCTTCTAAAACAGATGGGTGGCGGAGGAATGGTGCCCTAGCAGGCATTGTTGCATCGGTTGTCGCATGGGCATTACACTTTACTATTAAAACACCCCCTGGCGCTGCAATCCCCGAGCTTGTCTCAATATTTTCAGTAGCGCCATTCTATATCGACGTTTTCACCGAGGGCTTTAAGAGGAGATAG
- a CDS encoding 30S ribosomal protein S25e — protein MSAQKKAKPEKPAKEAGESKVQLATIFHPTEDILKRLEREVKKGEVKYYTPYTLANQLNVKISVAKKILKEAEKRGILKPYSGGRRAPIYVPASSNP, from the coding sequence GTGTCTGCTCAGAAGAAGGCAAAGCCTGAGAAACCAGCCAAGGAGGCTGGCGAGTCCAAGGTTCAGTTAGCCACGATCTTCCATCCCACTGAGGATATTTTGAAGAGGCTTGAGAGAGAGGTTAAGAAGGGGGAAGTTAAATACTACACACCTTACACGCTTGCCAACCAGTTAAACGTGAAGATAAGCGTTGCCAAGAAAATACTTAAAGAAGCCGAGAAGAGAGGGATCTTGAAACCATACAGTGGTGGAAGAAGAGCACCAATATATGTTCCTGCATCAAGCAATCCTTGA